The DNA region GGTAAAAAGGGTGAGCTTTTCGTAAGAGGGACTAGCCTTTCTTTAGGTTATTATAATGACACAGAAAAAACAAAAGCAGCCTTTATACAAAATCCTTTGCATAATAATTATTTAGATTTACTTTATAAAACAGGAGATATTGTCGCTTATAATGAATTTGGGGAATTACTTTGCTATGGAAGACTTGATAATCAAATCAAATTTAAAGGACATAGAATTGAGCTTGGTGAGATAGAAGCAGTGTTAAATTCTCACGCAAAGATTAAAAATAGTGCTTGTATCTTTAAAGATGACAAACTCATCGCCTTTTATGAGAGTGATGAGGAGCTTGATTTAAAGGGCTTTTGTAAACAAAAACTCCCCCCTTATATGATAGCCTCAAGTTTTGTAAGGGTGGAAAAATTCGCCCTTAATGCAAACGGCAAGATAGATAGGAAGGTTTTGAGTGATAAAATTTGAGAAGATTGTTTGTTTGGGAGAAGGCAAATTTGCCCTACAATGTCAAAAAATTGCTGAAAATTTTTTCGCTTGTCCCGTAGAACTCTTACAAAATGACAATATAAAAGAACTTGATGGCTTTTTTGCGAGCTTAAAAAACGCTCTTATTATATCTGCGAACAATACCTTTTATCTTTTTAAAAAGCCTTGTATTGCTAATAATACCATTATCAATTATCACAATTCTTTACTGCCTAAACACAGAGGATTAAACGCTCACATTTGGACAATTTTTGAAGATGATGTGAAAACAGGCATTTCTTGGCATAAGGTTGATGAGGGGATAGATACTGGAGATTTAATTATACAAAAAGAAATTGTGCTAGATGAAAGCTTTACAGCCCTTTCTTTACTTAGAATGCAGTATAATTTAGCTCTATCCTCACTTGAGGAAGCTTTAAGGAATTTAATGCTTAATCGCGTTAAGCCACAAAATATAGAGGCACTTTATCATAGTAAAAATGAGTTTCCTAATGAAGGCTATTTGGATTTGGCTTGGGAAGAGGCTAAAATTTGTCGTTTTTTAAGAGCAATGGATTGTGGAAGTCATCAAGCTCAATTAAGGCTTTTTGGAAGGGATTTAAAAATTTTTTATTACGATCTAGAAAATTTTAATCTTTTCTTAAGCAATGATATAAAACTTCATATTAAAAAGGATAGAAATGCAACAAATTAAACAATTTTTTAAGAATATAGGGCGTGAGGATTTAGATGAAAATTCTCAAAATTTACTTAGTTCTGGCTTGATTGATAGTTTGGATATTATGGCTTTTATTGCTGAAGTGCAAAAACATTACAAAAAGCCATTTTTATTGGGGGGGGGGGGGGGGGTAGAACCTAATGATTTTGAAAATTTTGAAAATATCAAAAAGTTGATTGAAAGAGTAATGTTATGAAAATCCTGATGTATCATTATGTGCGTGAAAGTGTGCCACATTTGCCATTTTTTCGTTATTTGTCTTTTGATAATTTTAAAAAACAATTAGATTATTTTGAAAAAAATTTTGGCTTGGTATCTTTTGAGGAATTTTGCCGCCTTAAAACAGAGCCTGAATTTATCAATATGCTTAAAAATAAGATTTTGCTCAGCTTTGATGACGGCTTAAAAGAGCATTTTACCTTGGTCTATCCAGAGCTTTTAAAAAGGGGAGCTTTGGGAATTTTCTTTATGCCAACTGCGGTTTTAAAAGAGGAAAAAGCTTTGTATGTGCATAAAATTCACTATTTGCTAGGACACGGGGGGGGGGGGGTAAGCTCCTTGATTTAGCCTTAGAGCTAATTGAACCTAGTATGTGTGAAAATGAAAATGCCTATTTGTTCGAAGATTATTATGATTTACTTGATGATGAAGAGAGCGTGAAGCAATTTAAGCTTTTATTAAATTATAATCTCAAAGAAGAATTTAAAGAAGAGGTTTTATCCGCCCTGTTAGCGAAATGTAACTTAAGCGAGGCACAAATTTACGAAAATTATTATCTTAACCACGAAGAGCTTAAAATAATGAGTGAAAATCAAATGCTTATAGGAAGCCACGCTCACTCTCACATTAATTTCTTAAATCTTAACGCCAAACAAGAAGCAGATGAAGTGAGAAAATCTTTTGAAATTTTAAGCTTTTTAGACCCTACCATTCGCACTTTTTGCTATCCTTATGGGGAATTTAGTAGGAATTCAAGGGCTATTTTGCAAAATTTGGGAGTTGATTTTGCCTTTGTAAGCTTAGATGAGTATAAAAAAGACATCGATGAAGAGGATTTAAAGAAAAATCCTTTTACTTTAAGCCGTTATGATTGTAATGCCTTTAAATTTGGGAAAGCGAGTATGGGATAATGCACGAGTTAAGATTTTGCCGCCTTGATGAAGTGGCACTTTTGCAAAGCTACATCGCTAAGGAGTGGAGAGGGGACCATATCTTTGTAAAATCACGCGAAGTGCTTGATTTTCAATATTTAGACCGCAAACGCTCCCGCTATAATGTCCTCATCGCTTATAATACGCAAACTAAAGAATTTGACGGAATTTTGGGCTTTAGTTTGCTAAGTCAGTATGATGAAAATATCAAAGATGAGTGGATTTTCACTTCGATTTGGAGCGTTAAAAAGGCTTATGTGTCATTAGGACTTAAGCTTTACCGCTATCTTTTTGAATTTTTTAACATTAAAAATACCTCAACAGCTGGACTTTCGGGAGATTCTGTGAAATTTTGCAAACTTTTCTACGACAAGATGGATAAACTTTATCATTTTTACATTAAAAATGATAATAAAAAAAGCTTCAAACTTGCTATTTTTAAGCAAAATCCCCCAACTAAAAAGCCAAATTTAAGACTTAATCTTAAAAAACTTAGCCTTAAAGAATTCAAAAACTCCACTCTTAAATGCCACTTTACTCCGCAAAAAAGCAAGGCTTATTTTATCAATCGATATTTAAAACACCCATTTTATAAATATGAAGCTTTGGGCGTTTTTAAAGAAGATATTTTAAAAGCCGTATTTTTCATAAGAAGCGTTAAAACTCATAAAGCTAAAGCTCTTTTGATAGTCGATTTTATAGGCGATGTAAGGGGAAATTTACGCACTTTATTTGTAGAATTTTTACAAAAAAGACGATGTGAATTTGCAAGTTTGCTTTGCTATGTGCCAAAAAAAGAGTATTTTTTAAAAATGGGCTTTTCCCTGCCAAGTGATGATGAGCTTTTGCCTGTATATTATGAGCCTTTTTTAAAGCAAAATATCGCCATTTACTTCGCCCTAACTAGCAAACATAAAAACGCCTCCTTTTTCAAAGGCGACAGCGACCAAGATAGGGTCAATAAGCTTGGTTAATTATATTTTATTATAAAACCTAATCAACGCAAAAATCACAACCTCTTAGTATAAGATAAAAAAATTTTAAAGCATTTTATCTTAATTAGGTCCATAATTTGCTTTTAATTTATACCTCTTTGATACAATCTTTTTGCAAGTTATTTTAAAGGAATCAAATGGAACAAATCAAGCAATTTTTCATCAATATAGAACGAACAGACATTGATGAAAATATGGATAATCTCGTAAGCGATGATGTAATTGATAGCATTGACATTATGGCTTTAGTAGCAGAGATTGAAAAGCACTATGGCAAGGCTTTAAAAGCGGAATTTATCAACGCAGAAAATTTTGAAAATTTCGCAAGTATCAAAAAAATGTTAGAAAGTGCTTTTTAAACCCCCTCCCAAAGCGGCAGGGGGTTTTTAAGCCTTTAAATTTTGCTCTTTAAGGGCTTTGATAACGGCATTTTTAGACTGCAAAAGTTCCGTGAAAAAATCGACCACCTTATCCCAGTCTTCTTGCGTTACCCTTTCTAAATGCGGATTTTCTTTATAAGCGTCCCAATTTACAGGCTCAAATAAATGCGTTTTGTGTGGAAAATACTTCGCCCTCACCCACTCTAAAGACGGAGCATAATAATCCACATAAGCCTTAGCTAAATCTTTTTGCACCCTAAATTTGAGCCTATCTTCCTTCACGCCCTCAAAATGCTTCCTTGAGATGTAAAGCATAGAATTAAAATTCCCGCCTAAGTCCTTTTTGTTAAGCCTTGATTGTAGCTCTATGCCAAGAAGATTAAAGCTTTCATTTTTGTGTTGTTTGAGTGAAAATTCCTCATCCCACTCTATGCCTAAATGATGTGTAAAGTCCTTAAGCATAGTCCCTCCCACATAATCCTGCCTTAAAAGACGCACGATGATATTCTCCTCCCCCCACACCGCTTCGTGGTCTTTTACGATTTGCGCGTAATCAAAAATGTGCTTTCTAGGGTGCTTATCAGGGGTGAAATCGCCTGAATAAAAGCCCATATTATTCTTATAATCTTGTGAGCAATGTGAATTTAAATAATCCAAAGTATTTCTAAAATACACGATGATTTTCACTTCATCAAAGCCCAAATTTCGCATAATATTTTCTAAAATTTCGATGTGGCGACGCGTTGGAAAGTCCCACACTATACCCTCAGCGGAAAAAATGAAGGTTTTATCCCTATGCTCTTTAATTTCTTCTTTAAAATTCTCTAAAGCCCTAAGTAATCTTTCATTTTCTAAATCTTCTAAAACATTTGCGCTTAAATTTGGTTTTTCTACAAGTTCTAAAACCATATCCACCAAAGCCCAGTGGCGATTTGCCACGCGTAAGCTTTTAGGATAGATAAAACCCTTTTCTAAAAGTTTGGCTTCATTTTGCATTAAAAAGCCTTGTTTTTCTTGATTACCTGAATTTGTCGTGCCTATGTGTAAAAATGCTTTCATTATTTGCCTTTCAAAAATTTTTCTTATTTTAGCTTAAATTGTGTAATGTCAAGCACATACCCCCCCCCCGTCATCTTTAAAGGTAAAAAGCTTGTCTTCACACACATAGCTGATTTCATTATCCTCTCCCACAGGACTTTTCCTACCTTGTAATTTTTCGAGCATTTTAGGCAGCTCTTTACGACATAAAGCCTTATCACTCATTCTAAGTCCGTGCTCTAGGCTTTTTACAGCGCGTCCGTCTATATCATTTTCATCTTTGATTAAATGCAAGGTATCATCAAAGCCCAGTTCTTTGAGCTTTTCGCTTAATTCTATCTTTTGTGCAGCAGGTGCGCCATCATCTAAATTTGAGTGATAATGCACGAAAATTGTCTTTTTAGATTTTTCGGCGAGAGTTTGAAGATGCTTAGTATTTAAAATCGTCCTTGCATAATAATTTGCGTTGGAAAAATAATAGGGCGAATTTTCATCTTTTGTCCAAAATTTCTTTACAAAACAAGCAAGCGCATAATGCTTTCCATTGATTACAAATTCAGGAACCCCCGTCTCACGCCCTAAAATATGCGGTAGCCAAGGCAAAACGACCCCGCTATTATCCAAAACGCCATCAACATAAAAAGGAGCGATTTTCGCACAAAGCATAGCCAAATAGCCCCCGTAACTCCCTCCCACATAAATTTTAGGAAGCTCCGCAAATTCGGGGATTTGCAAAGCTAAATCTTTCACAATGCACATTATATCAAGTGCGCTCATAATGCCGTAATTTTGATAATCTCCATTTTTAGGCACGACATCACAATTAAGACGCACCATAAAATTTTCTTCCAAAACTTTGTTATTTTTATATTCTTGTAAATGCTCATCAAGCCAAGGCAAAAAGCCTAAATAATTGCCCACATCGACTCTATCATTACACTTTAAAAGCTGTAAAATTTTTTGCATAAGCTCTATATCCTTAGCATTTGGAATCAAGTAAGGGTTATAAGGCTCTATGACACCCACCCTCGCACAAAAGCAGTGATAAATGGGGCTTATAACGCATACTGGATGTGCTTTTGCCACGCTTTTACGCTCAAAATCGAGAAAATTCATATTTGCATTTGCTCCAAAACCACCAATTAAAAAAACGATAGCCTTAATATCCTTACTATCATCGTAACTTAAGCGGTATTCAAGCTTTGAATTTCTCTTAAGTCCAAGCTCCACATCATAGGCTCCATCTATAAAAAAACTCTTTTCTACAAGCATTAGCACACCTTAAAAAATTTAAACGACATTATAATCAATTTTACAAAATATTTAAGTTTTGTTTTGTTTTTTTTTGATAAAATGCAGATTTTGAATTTTTTAAGAGAAAGGTTTAAAATGTTTAATTCCCTAAACATAGGCGTAAAGCTTGTCATATCCGTGGCAATTGCTGTCATTATAGGCTTAATTGCTTTTGTTACTATCATTTCTGTGCAAGTAAGCCAAACAATGCAAGGTGAAGCTGAAAAGCTAATGCTTCAAGCCTCCAAACGCTATGCAAATAACATCGAAGGCGCACTTAATGAAAGCATAGCCTTAACCAAATCTACCGCAAGGACTATCACGGATTCGATTAAAAACAATGGTTATTTTGATATTACCGATATAGAAACCGTCATCAATAACATCTTCGATAGTTCCGCTTACGCAACTTATACTTTTTTATATCTTAATAACAATACCATCCTAAATGACCCAAATATAATAAAAGAACAACACATTGTTAAAGAGTATAAAAGCGAAAAAGGCACTTTTGGTATGTTACTTCATGATACAGATACCTCTAAGGCTAGTAAGCTTGAAAAGTTGCAATTTAGTGAAAGCATAAAAGAAATTCCTGTCGTGTCAAGAATTGTTTCTTCAGTCAAAGGTAGAGATTTAGATACTGTATATGTAGGAGTCCCTGCTAGAATGAATTTTAACAAACATGAATTTGTGGGTGTGAGTATAGCAATGCCTATTTTTAATCCTAAAGGAGATTTTATTGGCGTTGCAGGCTATATTTTTGACTTAAACGACTTCTCAAATGCCTTGCTTGATAAAAAACTAAGCCTTTTTGAAGAAGATTATAGGGTTTTACTTGCAGGCGATGGAACCGTTTCCGCTCATCAAAACCCTGACGCTCTCCTTAAAAATATAAGCGAAATTAACAAATACTCCCCAGAAAGCTCTTTGAAGGTTTTAGAAATTGTCAAAGCAAATGGAGAGGCGGTTTTGGGCGATTACACTTCACCGACTGGCAAACCTTCCTTTGCTGCCGTAGCTAGTATATCTACCATAGGAAATAGCAGCCACTGGAGTATTTTAACTGCCGCTCCAAAAGATAGTGTTTTAGCACCTTTATATAAAATGCAATTTCTTCTTATCTCCTTAGCCATTGTTTTTTTAATTGCTGTTTTACTTGTGGTTTATTTCCAAGTGCATAGAATTGTAGGTAGAAGACTGCCTATTCTCGTTAATGCACTCGATGCTTTTTTCCGTTATATCAATCACGAAAAGGTTGAAGTTCACGCTATTAAAATTAACGCCAACGATGAGTTAGGACGCATAGGCACAATGATGAACGAAAACATCAAAGCCACCAAAGAAGGCTTAGACCAAGATAAACAAGCTGTAAAAGAAAGTGTTACCACAGTAGGCATAGTCGAAAACGGAGATTTAACAGCAAGAATCACAGCTAATCCTAGAAACCCACAACTCATAGAACTTAAAAGCGTTCTTAATAATCTCCTTGATGTTTTACAAACTAAAGTGGGTAAAGATATGAATAAAATTCATTCTATCTTTGAAGAATTTAAAAGCCTAGACTTTAGACACAAAATAGAAAATGCAAGCGGTAGTGTAGAAGTAACCACTAATGCCTTAGGCGAAGAAATCATCAAAATGCTTAAACAAAGCTCTGATTTTGCAAATTCTTTAGCCAATGAAAGCTCCAAACTTCAAAACGCTGTGCAAAACCTTACTACAAGTTCAAATTCTCAAGCTGCTTCTTTAGAAGAAACTGCTGCTGCTTTAGAAGAGATAACCTCCTCTATGCAAAATGTTTCTCAAAAAACAAGTGATGTTATCACTCAAAGTGAAGAGATTAAAAATGTTACAGGCATTATAGGTGATATAGCTGACCAAATCAATCTTCTAGCCCTTAATGCTGCCATAGAAGCAGCAAGAGCAGGAGAACACGGAAGAGGCTTTGCCGTCGTGGCTGATGAAGTAAGAAAACTAGCAGAAAGAACCCAAAAGTCTTTAAGTGAGATAGAAGCAAATACTAACTTACTTGTCCAATCTATCAATGATATGGCAGAAAGCATTAAAGAACAAACTGCTGGTATCACACAGATTAATGAAAGTGTGGCTCAAATAGATCAAACCACTAAGGATAATGTAGAAATTGCTAATGAAAGTGCTATCATCTCTAATACTGTTAGTGATATAGCTAATAATATCCTTGAAGATGTGAAGAAGAAGAAGTTTTAGGAGTTTTAATTTATACCTAGTGAAAACTAGGTATGAGTTTTTTTAAATTTCTTTTTATTTTCTATTTTTTTTCGTGGGGTTCATAAAAACTTTCATTTTACAAGATAAATGAAAATATTTTTAAGATTTATCAAAAAGCTCAATCACGCTTTGAGGCAAAAGCTCATATTCTAAAGCGTGAATTTGTGCCTCAAATTCCTCAAAGCTCAAATTTTTCTTTTCAAAGGCTTTTTGTGCGATGATTTTTCCTCCGTCAAGCTCCTCACTGACCCAATGCACACTCACACCCGCGACTTTCATATCACTTTCAAAGCTTTCTTTTATAGCATTTGCACCCTTAAAAAGGGGTAGAAGTGAGGGGTGAAGATTAATCGCTTTCACATTTTGTGTAAAAACAGGACTTAAAATTCGCATAAAACCTGCCAAAATCGTTAAATCCGCCCCACTTTCCTTAATCTTTTCAACTACCACTTCATCAAATTCCTCGCGACTTTTAAAATCTTTATGTTCGATAATCACGCTCTCAAGCCCAAATTTCCTAGCTCTTTCTATACCATAAGCGTCCCTTTTGTTACACAAACAAAGCACCACTTCAAAATGCGTTTTACCAAAGGTTTTTTGATGGAGTTTTGTGAGTAAATTTTCTAAATTACTTCCATTTCCGCTAAAAAGTATGGCAAGTTTTATAAGCATTTTAGTCCTTTTATAAGTTTTAAAGCGTCAAAGCTATTTGCGTTAAATTGATATGCTTTTGAAACAAGAGCGTGTGCTAAAACGGCGTTTTTAGCAGCTTTTAAGGGACTAAAACCAGCTCCTAAAAGTGCGGCTATC from Campylobacter upsaliensis includes:
- a CDS encoding formyltransferase family protein, with amino-acid sequence MIKFEKIVCLGEGKFALQCQKIAENFFACPVELLQNDNIKELDGFFASLKNALIISANNTFYLFKKPCIANNTIINYHNSLLPKHRGLNAHIWTIFEDDVKTGISWHKVDEGIDTGDLIIQKEIVLDESFTALSLLRMQYNLALSSLEEALRNLMLNRVKPQNIEALYHSKNEFPNEGYLDLAWEEAKICRFLRAMDCGSHQAQLRLFGRDLKIFYYDLENFNLFLSNDIKLHIKKDRNATN
- a CDS encoding phosphopantetheine-binding protein, which encodes MQQIKQFFKNIGREDLDENSQNLLSSGLIDSLDIMAFIAEVQKHYKKPFLLGGGGGVEPNDFENFENIKKLIERVML
- a CDS encoding polysaccharide deacetylase, which codes for MKILMYHYVRESVPHLPFFRYLSFDNFKKQLDYFEKNFGLVSFEEFCRLKTEPEFINMLKNKILLSFDDGLKEHFTLVYPELLKRGALGIFFMPTAVLKEEKALYVHKIHYLLGHGGGGVSSLI
- a CDS encoding polysaccharide deacetylase family protein, which encodes MCENENAYLFEDYYDLLDDEESVKQFKLLLNYNLKEEFKEEVLSALLAKCNLSEAQIYENYYLNHEELKIMSENQMLIGSHAHSHINFLNLNAKQEADEVRKSFEILSFLDPTIRTFCYPYGEFSRNSRAILQNLGVDFAFVSLDEYKKDIDEEDLKKNPFTLSRYDCNAFKFGKASMG
- a CDS encoding acyl carrier protein, whose amino-acid sequence is MEQIKQFFINIERTDIDENMDNLVSDDVIDSIDIMALVAEIEKHYGKALKAEFINAENFENFASIKKMLESAF
- a CDS encoding DUF2920 family protein, producing the protein MLVEKSFFIDGAYDVELGLKRNSKLEYRLSYDDSKDIKAIVFLIGGFGANANMNFLDFERKSVAKAHPVCVISPIYHCFCARVGVIEPYNPYLIPNAKDIELMQKILQLLKCNDRVDVGNYLGFLPWLDEHLQEYKNNKVLEENFMVRLNCDVVPKNGDYQNYGIMSALDIMCIVKDLALQIPEFAELPKIYVGGSYGGYLAMLCAKIAPFYVDGVLDNSGVVLPWLPHILGRETGVPEFVINGKHYALACFVKKFWTKDENSPYYFSNANYYARTILNTKHLQTLAEKSKKTIFVHYHSNLDDGAPAAQKIELSEKLKELGFDDTLHLIKDENDIDGRAVKSLEHGLRMSDKALCRKELPKMLEKLQGRKSPVGEDNEISYVCEDKLFTFKDDGGGVCA
- a CDS encoding methyl-accepting chemotaxis protein, whose product is MQILNFLRERFKMFNSLNIGVKLVISVAIAVIIGLIAFVTIISVQVSQTMQGEAEKLMLQASKRYANNIEGALNESIALTKSTARTITDSIKNNGYFDITDIETVINNIFDSSAYATYTFLYLNNNTILNDPNIIKEQHIVKEYKSEKGTFGMLLHDTDTSKASKLEKLQFSESIKEIPVVSRIVSSVKGRDLDTVYVGVPARMNFNKHEFVGVSIAMPIFNPKGDFIGVAGYIFDLNDFSNALLDKKLSLFEEDYRVLLAGDGTVSAHQNPDALLKNISEINKYSPESSLKVLEIVKANGEAVLGDYTSPTGKPSFAAVASISTIGNSSHWSILTAAPKDSVLAPLYKMQFLLISLAIVFLIAVLLVVYFQVHRIVGRRLPILVNALDAFFRYINHEKVEVHAIKINANDELGRIGTMMNENIKATKEGLDQDKQAVKESVTTVGIVENGDLTARITANPRNPQLIELKSVLNNLLDVLQTKVGKDMNKIHSIFEEFKSLDFRHKIENASGSVEVTTNALGEEIIKMLKQSSDFANSLANESSKLQNAVQNLTTSSNSQAASLEETAAALEEITSSMQNVSQKTSDVITQSEEIKNVTGIIGDIADQINLLALNAAIEAARAGEHGRGFAVVADEVRKLAERTQKSLSEIEANTNLLVQSINDMAESIKEQTAGITQINESVAQIDQTTKDNVEIANESAIISNTVSDIANNILEDVKKKKF
- the purN gene encoding phosphoribosylglycinamide formyltransferase, giving the protein MLIKLAILFSGNGSNLENLLTKLHQKTFGKTHFEVVLCLCNKRDAYGIERARKFGLESVIIEHKDFKSREEFDEVVVEKIKESGADLTILAGFMRILSPVFTQNVKAINLHPSLLPLFKGANAIKESFESDMKVAGVSVHWVSEELDGGKIIAQKAFEKKNLSFEEFEAQIHALEYELLPQSVIELFDKS